A genomic stretch from Streptomyces venezuelae ATCC 10712 includes:
- a CDS encoding glycosyltransferase, giving the protein MTTARAHAPLPRRLVRPPVELELLIPAYNEQRRLPSTVAATVAFLTERPWSSAVVVVDNNSADGTLDVLERFADSPVPVHAIGCSDQGKGAAVRRGIETSSARYIGFADADNATPVETLDRVMALLRAGHGAVIASRHAPGARLAVEQSALRRGGGLLFRTLAHLSLPGVADTQCGFKFFDGPLAHAIVRDCRVDGFAFDVELLAHVVRAGRDVVEVPVVWHDVPGSTFSARRDGLRSMADLLRISLAR; this is encoded by the coding sequence ATGACCACCGCACGCGCGCACGCACCGCTCCCCCGCCGGCTCGTCCGCCCGCCGGTGGAACTGGAACTCCTGATCCCCGCCTACAACGAGCAGCGCCGGCTCCCGTCGACGGTGGCCGCCACCGTCGCCTTCCTCACCGAGCGCCCCTGGTCGTCCGCGGTCGTCGTGGTCGACAACAACAGCGCCGACGGCACCCTCGACGTCCTGGAACGCTTCGCCGACTCCCCCGTCCCGGTGCACGCCATCGGCTGCAGCGACCAGGGCAAGGGCGCCGCGGTCCGGCGCGGGATCGAGACCTCGTCGGCCCGGTACATCGGCTTCGCCGACGCCGACAACGCCACCCCCGTCGAGACCCTCGACCGGGTGATGGCCCTGCTGCGGGCGGGCCACGGCGCCGTCATCGCCTCGCGCCACGCCCCCGGGGCGCGCCTCGCCGTGGAGCAGTCGGCGCTGCGGCGCGGCGGCGGGCTGCTGTTCCGCACGCTCGCGCACCTGTCGCTGCCCGGGGTGGCGGACACCCAGTGCGGGTTCAAGTTCTTCGACGGTCCCCTGGCCCACGCGATCGTGCGGGACTGCCGCGTCGACGGCTTCGCCTTCGACGTGGAGCTGCTCGCCCATGTGGTGCGGGCCGGGCGGGACGTCGTGGAGGTGCCGGTGGTCTGGCACGACGTCCCCGGTTCGACCTTCTCGGCCCGGCGCGACGGACTGCGCTCGATGGCCGACCTCCTGCGGATCTCCCTGGCCAGGTGA
- a CDS encoding glycosyltransferase family 4 protein, producing the protein MTALDRLARTDLAFLNWRDPGHPEAGGAEAYCWEIARRFVAAGAHVTLVSSRYPGSRAREYRDGIRVVRGGGTFGVYAAAAAHLLRHRHAYDAVVDFQNGIPFFSPLFTPRWTADICVIHHVHQHQFDTRFDWPMNAVGRVLEKQVSRRVYRGRPVVVVSPSTREGTRRELGFGNPIHIVPNGRPLPERAAPTGQRSRTPALTVVSRLVPQKRVDLILRAVPALLARWPELRVDLCGDGPEGASLRKLAAGLGIGSAVVFHGYVSEERRQELFHRAWLTVVPSVAEGWGLAVIEANSVGTPALAFDVPGLRDAIRTGVNGWLLDREADLAAGVASALDALSAPEARSLAAARCRAWAAAFSWDASAERLAQVVLEDLQRIHRHRRSRRSASDLSVITRFTAADPDSTERAVRTALRQTDAWQRDGDSFRVLLHGCDEVRALSALRRLAVTDADIVLASGHDVLLGAAEADERPPSGRGPGRRP; encoded by the coding sequence ATGACGGCGCTCGACCGGCTCGCCCGTACCGACCTCGCCTTCCTCAACTGGCGCGACCCCGGCCACCCCGAGGCGGGCGGAGCGGAGGCGTACTGCTGGGAGATCGCCCGGCGGTTCGTGGCGGCCGGAGCGCACGTCACCCTCGTCTCGTCGCGGTACCCCGGATCACGCGCACGGGAGTACCGCGACGGGATCCGCGTCGTGCGCGGCGGCGGCACGTTCGGCGTGTACGCCGCCGCCGCGGCGCACCTGCTGCGCCACCGTCACGCGTACGACGCCGTGGTCGACTTCCAGAACGGGATCCCGTTCTTCTCGCCGCTGTTCACCCCCCGCTGGACCGCGGACATCTGCGTCATCCACCACGTCCACCAGCACCAGTTCGACACCCGCTTCGACTGGCCGATGAACGCCGTGGGGCGGGTCCTGGAGAAGCAGGTCAGCCGCCGGGTCTACCGGGGGCGGCCGGTGGTCGTCGTGTCGCCGTCCACCCGCGAGGGCACCCGGCGCGAACTCGGCTTCGGCAACCCGATCCACATCGTGCCCAACGGCCGCCCCCTCCCGGAGCGCGCGGCGCCCACCGGACAGCGGTCGCGGACCCCGGCCCTCACCGTGGTCAGCCGGCTGGTGCCGCAGAAGCGGGTCGACCTGATCCTCCGGGCCGTGCCCGCGCTGCTCGCCCGGTGGCCCGAGCTGCGCGTCGACCTCTGCGGCGACGGCCCGGAAGGCGCGTCGCTGCGGAAACTCGCCGCCGGCCTGGGCATCGGCTCCGCCGTCGTGTTCCACGGGTACGTCTCCGAGGAGCGCCGCCAAGAGCTGTTCCACCGGGCGTGGCTGACGGTCGTGCCGTCCGTCGCCGAAGGGTGGGGGCTCGCCGTCATCGAGGCGAACAGCGTCGGCACCCCGGCCCTCGCCTTCGACGTCCCCGGGCTGCGGGACGCGATCAGGACCGGCGTCAACGGCTGGCTGCTCGACCGGGAAGCGGACCTCGCGGCCGGCGTCGCCTCGGCCCTGGACGCGCTGTCCGCCCCCGAGGCCCGGTCGCTGGCCGCGGCCCGCTGCCGTGCCTGGGCCGCCGCCTTCTCCTGGGACGCCAGCGCCGAACGGCTCGCGCAGGTCGTCCTGGAGGACCTCCAGCGCATCCACCGGCACCGGCGCTCCCGCCGCTCGGCCAGCGACCTGTCCGTGATCACGCGGTTCACCGCCGCCGACCCCGACTCCACCGAGCGGGCGGTGCGCACCGCCCTGCGGCAGACCGACGCCTGGCAGCGGGACGGGGACTCCTTCCGGGTCCTGCTCCACGGCTGCGACGAGGTGCGGGCGCTCAGCGCGCTGCGCCGACTCGCCGTCACGGACGCGGACATCGTCCTCGCCAGCGGCCACGACGTCCTGCTCGGTGCCGCGGAAGCGGACGAGCGGCCCCCGTCGGGCCGGGGCCCCGGGCGGCGGCCATGA
- a CDS encoding lipopolysaccharide biosynthesis protein translates to MSPAGRVAERPPLHQDEATAVHGARWIATAVVLVGALNYAYTLVLTRMLDVSQYASFAAGQGLVVCTAAVAVVTVPWMLAQALARARSDAERGEAVRFAVVTAVLGGVVAAAAVGCVAMGFASTPTALVVAGSTLAIYVTRVSAGWLQGTERLRTLAVLTAVEAALKFGVGLFFVSALGLGEAGALAAFGVAVLPYVFFRPRGLRDGTRRAWRSVSVDRQLWRRAGGVASLQGVVALLAAVDIVLVAMLPTDRAAAASYQAAVMLGRVPLFLAGAVSIAFLPALSRRRAGDPLTASALRMYLTVALPLTVVAATVPGAVLTKVFPAGYATVSTLMACTATAGLALGALALLVTFAQAVNDYACLRTLLGGLALYVAALVSGWVTGDVLGMAIGGLCGTVAALLLLAVRHARRQGFGVAERPFGRVVLPLLALAAGLALLRPYPVVWFVAALAVTVVALWRFFGRRRAAPVPAPGPGQDVPADGAGGGRDTEPRTPAAGAPGPVAAAGRTRAVVHDERSVPLLVDAVWRGRVRPAGDEELLGALAAARRNQVEGRLARAYPRQLARTLSEVERATGLFRRNLVESTDRLRAAGIPTVLIKADLAGDYVYGNFDLVVPPGRLRAAQAALDGWYAHRTTYWLERSSKVLLEPPSGPAAHLHGSVSWFGVPVVPTERLFARAQRPGLVNGSVNGPAHGLVNGPAHGSVNGSPVDRAPDHAWLTPCPSDRLRIWLAHALFQNLTLDLSELLALRALLHPDVVEEARREAAREGWSAGGRRALAAAVAAMERLDRGEPVPLPLPLPVRTSLRVGAEHSGHLLVEGRVRAATREASLRVPLVVTKRLRRRVP, encoded by the coding sequence ATGAGCCCCGCCGGACGGGTCGCGGAGCGGCCGCCGCTCCACCAGGACGAGGCCACGGCGGTGCACGGCGCCCGCTGGATCGCGACCGCCGTGGTCCTGGTCGGCGCGCTGAACTACGCCTACACCCTGGTCCTCACCCGGATGCTCGACGTCTCCCAGTACGCCAGCTTCGCCGCCGGTCAGGGGCTCGTGGTGTGCACCGCCGCGGTCGCCGTGGTCACCGTGCCCTGGATGCTGGCGCAGGCGCTGGCCCGGGCCCGCTCCGACGCCGAGCGCGGCGAGGCGGTCCGCTTCGCCGTGGTCACCGCCGTCCTGGGCGGCGTCGTCGCGGCGGCCGCGGTCGGCTGTGTCGCCATGGGGTTCGCGAGCACGCCGACGGCGCTGGTCGTCGCGGGCTCGACGCTCGCCATCTACGTCACCCGGGTCAGCGCGGGCTGGCTCCAGGGCACCGAGCGGCTCCGGACCCTCGCGGTGCTCACCGCCGTGGAGGCCGCCCTCAAGTTCGGCGTCGGGCTGTTCTTCGTCTCGGCGCTCGGCCTCGGCGAGGCGGGGGCGCTCGCGGCCTTCGGGGTCGCCGTCCTGCCGTACGTGTTCTTCCGGCCGCGCGGGCTCCGCGACGGGACCCGCCGCGCGTGGCGCTCCGTGAGTGTCGACCGGCAGCTGTGGCGGCGGGCGGGCGGCGTCGCCTCGCTGCAGGGCGTGGTGGCGCTGCTCGCGGCCGTGGACATCGTCCTCGTCGCGATGCTGCCCACCGACCGCGCGGCGGCGGCGAGTTACCAGGCGGCGGTGATGCTCGGCCGGGTCCCGCTGTTCCTGGCCGGGGCGGTGTCGATCGCCTTCCTGCCCGCGCTCTCGCGGCGCCGGGCCGGTGATCCGCTGACGGCGAGCGCGTTGCGGATGTACCTGACGGTGGCGCTGCCGCTGACGGTGGTGGCCGCGACGGTGCCCGGGGCGGTGCTCACGAAGGTCTTCCCCGCCGGGTACGCGACGGTGTCCACCCTGATGGCCTGCACGGCGACGGCGGGGCTCGCGCTCGGCGCGCTGGCCCTGCTCGTGACGTTCGCCCAGGCGGTCAACGACTACGCCTGTCTGCGGACGCTGCTCGGGGGCCTCGCCCTGTACGTGGCCGCGCTGGTGTCCGGCTGGGTCACCGGGGACGTGCTCGGGATGGCGATCGGCGGGCTCTGCGGGACGGTCGCGGCCCTCCTCCTGCTGGCCGTACGGCACGCCCGGCGGCAGGGGTTCGGGGTCGCGGAGCGGCCGTTCGGCCGGGTCGTGCTGCCGCTGCTCGCGCTCGCCGCGGGGCTCGCCCTGCTCCGCCCGTACCCCGTCGTCTGGTTCGTGGCCGCGCTCGCGGTCACGGTGGTCGCCCTGTGGCGCTTCTTCGGGCGGCGCCGCGCAGCTCCCGTCCCCGCGCCGGGTCCGGGCCAGGACGTCCCGGCCGACGGGGCCGGCGGCGGCCGGGACACGGAGCCGCGGACGCCGGCGGCCGGGGCGCCGGGCCCCGTGGCCGCGGCGGGAAGGACCCGGGCCGTGGTCCACGACGAGCGGTCCGTGCCGCTCCTCGTCGACGCCGTGTGGCGGGGCCGGGTCCGGCCCGCCGGCGACGAGGAGCTGCTCGGGGCGCTGGCCGCGGCCCGGCGCAACCAGGTCGAGGGCCGGCTGGCCCGGGCGTACCCCCGTCAGCTCGCGCGGACGCTCTCCGAGGTGGAGCGCGCGACCGGGCTGTTCCGGCGGAACCTCGTCGAGTCCACGGACCGGCTGCGGGCGGCGGGCATCCCGACCGTCCTCATCAAGGCCGATCTGGCGGGGGACTACGTGTACGGGAACTTCGACCTGGTGGTGCCGCCGGGGCGGCTGCGGGCCGCGCAGGCCGCGCTCGACGGCTGGTACGCGCACCGCACCACGTACTGGCTGGAGCGCTCCTCGAAGGTGCTCCTGGAACCGCCGAGCGGACCGGCCGCGCATCTGCACGGCTCCGTCTCGTGGTTCGGGGTGCCGGTGGTGCCCACCGAGCGGCTCTTCGCCCGGGCTCAGCGGCCCGGCCTGGTGAACGGCTCCGTGAACGGCCCGGCGCACGGCCTTGTGAACGGCCCGGCGCACGGCTCCGTGAACGGCTCCCCCGTCGACCGCGCCCCCGACCACGCCTGGCTGACCCCCTGCCCCTCCGACCGGCTGCGGATCTGGCTCGCGCACGCCCTCTTCCAGAACCTGACCCTCGACCTGTCCGAACTCCTCGCCCTGCGCGCCCTCCTCCACCCCGACGTGGTCGAGGAGGCCCGGCGCGAAGCCGCCCGCGAGGGCTGGTCCGCGGGCGGCCGGCGGGCCCTCGCCGCCGCCGTGGCGGCGATGGAGCGGCTCGACCGGGGCGAACCCGTCCCGCTGCCGCTGCCGCTCCCGGTGCGGACCTCGCTCCGGGTGGGGGCCGAACACTCCGGCCACCTCCTCGTCGAGGGCCGGGTCCGTGCCGCGACCCGCGAGGCGTCCCTGCGGGTGCCGCTCGTGGTGACCAAGAGACTTCGGAGGCGGGTGCCATGA
- a CDS encoding glycosyltransferase family 2 protein has translation MSLVLTVRPGDGDPRPVLDRLLDQVPSGVGDVVLVGGTTGSGRSRAGLGAGPAVREIGTWDASRGDVPHAGLLAATGDLVVLMNADGSMSPHEIPHYLHYLDSGFDFVKGSRFIAGGDFADYPLSRRLGHRALLRVARQVYGQHLTDLWYGFCAFRRSFVDLLDLREDGVELGAELVTHALHYGLRVAEVPSLELPRPHGPSHPRTVRDGARILGTLLDERPHNALSRLAHRRRGRGARRSFHRASG, from the coding sequence GTGAGTCTGGTGCTCACGGTCCGCCCCGGCGACGGGGACCCGCGACCGGTGCTCGACCGGCTCCTCGACCAAGTGCCGTCCGGCGTGGGCGATGTGGTCCTGGTCGGCGGCACGACCGGGAGCGGCCGTTCGCGTGCGGGGCTCGGCGCGGGGCCCGCGGTGCGCGAGATCGGGACCTGGGACGCCTCCCGGGGTGACGTGCCGCATGCCGGGCTGCTCGCAGCGACCGGGGATCTGGTCGTCCTGATGAATGCCGACGGCAGCATGTCGCCGCACGAGATCCCGCACTATCTGCACTATCTCGACAGCGGTTTCGACTTCGTCAAGGGATCACGCTTCATCGCGGGCGGGGATTTCGCCGACTATCCGCTCTCGCGGCGGCTCGGGCACCGGGCGCTGCTGCGGGTCGCGCGCCAGGTGTACGGCCAGCACCTCACCGATCTCTGGTACGGGTTCTGCGCGTTCCGGCGTTCTTTCGTGGACCTGCTCGACCTGCGCGAGGACGGGGTGGAGCTGGGCGCCGAACTGGTCACGCACGCGCTGCACTACGGGCTGCGGGTGGCCGAGGTGCCCAGTCTCGAACTGCCGCGTCCGCACGGACCGTCGCATCCGCGCACGGTCCGCGACGGTGCGCGGATCCTCGGCACGCTGCTCGACGAGCGGCCGCACAACGCCCTGTCGCGGCTGGCGCACCGGCGGCGCGGGCGCGGCGCGCGTCGGTCCTTCCACCGGGCTTCCGGTTGA
- a CDS encoding glycoside hydrolase family 15 protein, with amino-acid sequence MAGRIEDYALVGDLETAALVGTDGSVDWWCAPRFDSPACLAALLGDPEHGRWLLAPAGETRCTRRSYRGDTLVLDTVWESLGGTVRITDFMPPRSPREEAPRIVRVVEGIAGRVDMRGELRVRFHHGSIVPWTRSLDRRTVAWVAGPDAAYLASPPGVEPRVTPDRATVEFTVTAGRRLAFVLGWRPSHAPAPPAASPAGIDAALTRTLAFWTDWAAALRYEGPAREAVMRSLLTLKALTHAPTGGVVAAATASLPETVGGQRNWDYRFCWLRDSTFTLSCLLRGGYRREALAWNDWLVRAIAGDPADLQPLYGVEGQRRLPETLADWLPGYENSRPVRFGNAAVDQFQLDIYGEVLNTVYSAVRAGVALDASAWALVASLLEYLAKRWREPDEGIWEVRGPRRHFVHSKVMAWVAADRAVRLARVAGLRGSLRQWQALRQEVRAEVCARGWSDEQRSFTQSYGSHQIDATALLIPRLGFLPPHDPRVLGTVRAMERLDDHGFLRRYGDARDGGTHQLDDLGGAEGAFVACTFWYADALAVTGRPDEARTVFERVLDIRNDVGLLAEEWDPVAGRQLGNMPQALSHVALVNTAFTLYGTRRRDRTPPRPLTVA; translated from the coding sequence ATGGCAGGGCGAATTGAGGACTACGCCCTCGTCGGTGACCTGGAGACGGCGGCGCTCGTCGGGACCGACGGGTCCGTCGACTGGTGGTGCGCCCCCCGCTTCGACTCGCCCGCCTGCCTCGCCGCCCTCCTCGGCGACCCGGAGCACGGCCGCTGGCTCCTCGCCCCCGCCGGCGAAACCCGCTGCACCCGCCGGAGTTACCGGGGCGACACGCTCGTCCTCGACACCGTCTGGGAGTCCCTCGGCGGCACCGTGCGGATCACCGACTTCATGCCGCCGCGCTCGCCGCGCGAAGAAGCCCCGCGGATCGTCCGCGTGGTCGAGGGCATCGCCGGACGCGTCGACATGCGCGGCGAGTTGAGGGTCCGCTTCCACCACGGCAGCATCGTGCCCTGGACCCGCTCGCTGGACCGCCGCACCGTCGCCTGGGTCGCCGGACCCGACGCCGCCTACCTCGCCAGCCCGCCGGGCGTCGAACCCCGCGTCACCCCGGACCGCGCCACCGTCGAGTTCACCGTCACCGCCGGCCGGCGGCTCGCCTTCGTCCTCGGCTGGCGCCCCTCGCACGCCCCCGCGCCCCCCGCCGCCTCGCCCGCCGGCATCGACGCCGCCCTCACCCGTACCCTCGCCTTCTGGACCGACTGGGCCGCCGCGCTCCGCTACGAGGGCCCCGCCCGCGAAGCCGTGATGCGCTCCCTGCTCACCCTCAAGGCGCTCACCCACGCCCCCACCGGCGGCGTCGTCGCCGCGGCCACCGCCTCCCTCCCCGAGACCGTCGGGGGGCAGCGCAACTGGGACTACCGCTTCTGCTGGCTCCGCGACTCCACCTTCACCCTCTCCTGCCTGCTCCGCGGCGGCTACCGCCGGGAGGCACTCGCCTGGAACGACTGGCTGGTCCGCGCGATCGCCGGCGATCCCGCCGACCTCCAGCCGCTGTACGGGGTCGAGGGCCAGCGCCGGCTCCCCGAGACCCTGGCCGACTGGCTGCCCGGCTACGAGAACTCACGGCCCGTCAGATTCGGCAACGCCGCCGTCGACCAGTTCCAGCTCGACATCTACGGCGAGGTCCTCAACACGGTGTACTCGGCCGTCCGGGCCGGAGTCGCCCTCGACGCGTCCGCGTGGGCCCTGGTCGCCTCGCTCCTGGAGTACCTCGCCAAACGCTGGCGGGAACCGGACGAGGGGATCTGGGAAGTCCGGGGCCCACGCCGCCACTTCGTCCACTCCAAGGTCATGGCCTGGGTCGCCGCCGACCGGGCCGTCCGCCTCGCCCGCGTCGCCGGACTCCGCGGCTCCCTCCGCCAGTGGCAGGCCCTGCGCCAGGAGGTGCGCGCGGAGGTCTGCGCGCGCGGCTGGAGCGACGAGCAGCGGTCCTTCACCCAGTCCTACGGCAGCCATCAGATCGACGCCACCGCCCTGTTGATCCCCCGCCTCGGCTTCCTGCCGCCCCACGACCCCCGCGTCCTCGGCACCGTACGGGCGATGGAACGGCTCGACGACCACGGCTTCCTGCGCCGCTACGGCGACGCGCGCGACGGCGGGACGCACCAGCTGGACGACCTCGGCGGCGCCGAAGGGGCCTTCGTCGCCTGCACGTTCTGGTACGCCGACGCGCTGGCCGTCACTGGGCGCCCCGACGAGGCCCGGACCGTCTTCGAGCGGGTCCTCGACATCCGCAACGACGTCGGCCTGCTCGCCGAGGAGTGGGACCCGGTGGCCGGCCGCCAGCTCGGCAACATGCCGCAGGCGCTCAGCCACGTCGCCCTGGTGAACACGGCGTTCACGCTGTACGGGACCCGGCGCCGCGACCGCACACCGCCCCGCCCCCTCACTGTGGCATGA